Proteins co-encoded in one Rhopalosiphum maidis isolate BTI-1 chromosome 2, ASM367621v3, whole genome shotgun sequence genomic window:
- the LOC113552154 gene encoding cyclin-dependent kinase 8 isoform X3 has product MDYEFKIKTGNERAKVEELFDYEGCKVGRGTYGHVYKARRKDGDNSKDFALKQIEGTGLSMSACREIALLRELKHPNVINLIRVFLSHNDRKVWLLFDYAEHDLWHIIKFHRAAKANKKPVMVPKGMVKSLLFQILDGIHYLHSNWVLHRDLKPANILVMGEGPERGRVKIADMGFARLFNAPLKPLADLDPVVVTFWYRAPELLLGARHYTKAIDIWAIGCIFAELLTSEPIFHCRQEDIKTSNPYHHDQLDRIFNVMGFPQEKDWEDIKKMPEHQTLMKDFKRSNYSNCSLVKYMDRHKIKPDSKAFHLLQKLLLMDPNKRITSEQAKQDSYFQEDPTPTSDVFAGCPIPYPKREFLTDDDQDDKDKRQQATNGAHSDQSGSHHSHQQQHAANQKRMRMNGLGQHPSVNPGTVMPPNVQQQQQQQQQQQQQQQQQQVQQQQQQQQQQQQQQVQQQQQQQQQQQQQQQQQQVQQQQQVQQQQVQQQQSQHPQQQQQQPQHPQQQQQQPQHPQQQPQHPQQQQQQQPQQQHQQDFHHVPQHQQMMYSQVNPNGPGPNYSQRF; this is encoded by the exons ATGGATTACGAGTTCAAAATTAAGACGGGCAATGAAAGAGCTAAAGTGGAAGAGCTGTTTGACTATGAAGGGTGTAAAGTTGGAAGAGGTACATATGGTCATGTATATAAGGCCAGAAGAAAAGATGG GGACAACAGTAAAGACTTTGCTTTGAAACAAATTGAAGGCACTGGATTATCAATGTCAGCATGTCGTGAAATTgct TTGTTACGTGAATTAAAGCATCCAAATGTGATAAATCTAATAAGAGTATTTTTGTCACATAATGATAGAAAGGTTTGGCTGCTCTTTGATTATGCAGAACACGATCTTTGG catattattaagtttcatAGAGCAGCAAAAGCAAATAAAAAACCGGTAATGGTTCCCAAAGGAATGGTTAAATCTTTACTGTTTCAAATCCTTGACGGAATACactatttacattctaattgggTTTTACATAGAGatttg aaaccagctaatattttagtaatgggTGAAGGCCCCGAAAGAGGACGTGTAAAAATAGCTGACATGGGGTTTGCTCGACTTTTTAATGCTCCATTAAAACCACTTGCTGATCTTGATCCAGTTGTAGTTACTTTTTGGTATCGAGCTCCTGAACTTCTATTAGGCGCAAGACATTACACTAAAGCTATtg atATTTGGGCAATTGGCTGTATATTTGCTGAATTATTAACATCTGAGCCCATTTTTCATTGTCGCCAAGAAGATATTAAAACAAGTAATCCTTACCACCATGATCAATTAGATAG aatatttaatgtaatgggCTTTCCTCAAGAGAAAGATTGGGAAGACATAAAAAAGATGCCCGAACATCAAACTTTAATGAAAGATTTCAAACGATCAAA ctaTTCAAATTGTTCTTTGGTGAAATATATGGACCGGCATAAAATCAAACCGGATAGCAAAGCATTTCAttta ttacaaaaattattacttatggaTCCTAACAAAAGAATTACTTCAGAACAGGCTAAACAAGattcatattttcaagaaGATCCTACACCTACTtcaga TGTCTTTGCTGGGTGTCCAATACCATATCCCAAAAGAGAGTTTTTGACTGATGATGATCAAGATGATAAAGACAAAAGGCAACAAGCTacaaat gGTGCACATTCTGATCAGTCGGGCAGTCATCATAGTCATCAGCAACAACATGCAGCTAATCAAAAACGTATGCGCATGAATGGGCTTGGTCAACATCCGAGTGTCAACCCAGGAACAGTAATGCCACCTAATGTtcaacaacaacagcagcagcagcaacaacagcagcagcagcagcagcagcagcaagtgcagcaacagcagcagcagcaacaacaacaacagcaacaacaagtgcagcagcagcagcagcaacaacaacaacaacaacaacaacaacaacaacaacaagtgcagcaacaacaacaagtACAACAGCAACAAGTACAGCAACAACAATCCCAACACCcgcagcagcaacaacaacaacccCAACATCCAcaacagcagcaacaacaaccACAACACCCGCAACAACAACCACAACAcccacaacaacaacaacaacaacaaccacAACAACAGCACCAACAAGACTTCCATCATGTGCCTCAACACCAGCAAATGATGTATTCTCAGGTCAATCCCAATGGGCCTGGTCCTAATTATTCACAAaggttttga
- the LOC113552154 gene encoding cyclin-dependent kinase 8 isoform X2, which yields MDYEFKIKTGNERAKVEELFDYEGCKVGRGTYGHVYKARRKDGKDFALKQIEGTGLSMSACREIALLRELKHPNVINLIRVFLSHNDRKVWLLFDYAEHDLWHIIKFHRAAKANKKPVMVPKGMVKSLLFQILDGIHYLHSNWVLHRDLKPANILVMGEGPERGRVKIADMGFARLFNAPLKPLADLDPVVVTFWYRAPELLLGARHYTKAIDIWAIGCIFAELLTSEPIFHCRQEDIKTSNPYHHDQLDRIFNVMGFPQEKDWEDIKKMPEHQTLMKDFKRSNYSNCSLVKYMDRHKIKPDSKAFHLLQKLLLMDPNKRITSEQAKQDSYFQEDPTPTSDVFAGCPIPYPKREFLTDDDQDDKDKRQQATNIFAYDHGRYLIDSSNTRIYNKNNSITSRFDSISITQDHRNSLTNNAYVNSLHDWHGLNHTTLEGAHSDQSGSHHSHQQQHAANQKRMRMNGLGQHPSVNPGTVMPPNVQQQQQQQQQQQQQQQQQQVQQQQQQQQQQQQQQVQQQQQQQQQQQQQQQQQQVQQQQQVQQQQVQQQQSQHPQQQQQQPQHPQQQQQQPQHPQQQPQHPQQQQQQQPQQQHQQDFHHVPQHQQMMYSQVNPNGPGPNYSQRF from the exons ATGGATTACGAGTTCAAAATTAAGACGGGCAATGAAAGAGCTAAAGTGGAAGAGCTGTTTGACTATGAAGGGTGTAAAGTTGGAAGAGGTACATATGGTCATGTATATAAGGCCAGAAGAAAAGATGG TAAAGACTTTGCTTTGAAACAAATTGAAGGCACTGGATTATCAATGTCAGCATGTCGTGAAATTgct TTGTTACGTGAATTAAAGCATCCAAATGTGATAAATCTAATAAGAGTATTTTTGTCACATAATGATAGAAAGGTTTGGCTGCTCTTTGATTATGCAGAACACGATCTTTGG catattattaagtttcatAGAGCAGCAAAAGCAAATAAAAAACCGGTAATGGTTCCCAAAGGAATGGTTAAATCTTTACTGTTTCAAATCCTTGACGGAATACactatttacattctaattgggTTTTACATAGAGatttg aaaccagctaatattttagtaatgggTGAAGGCCCCGAAAGAGGACGTGTAAAAATAGCTGACATGGGGTTTGCTCGACTTTTTAATGCTCCATTAAAACCACTTGCTGATCTTGATCCAGTTGTAGTTACTTTTTGGTATCGAGCTCCTGAACTTCTATTAGGCGCAAGACATTACACTAAAGCTATtg atATTTGGGCAATTGGCTGTATATTTGCTGAATTATTAACATCTGAGCCCATTTTTCATTGTCGCCAAGAAGATATTAAAACAAGTAATCCTTACCACCATGATCAATTAGATAG aatatttaatgtaatgggCTTTCCTCAAGAGAAAGATTGGGAAGACATAAAAAAGATGCCCGAACATCAAACTTTAATGAAAGATTTCAAACGATCAAA ctaTTCAAATTGTTCTTTGGTGAAATATATGGACCGGCATAAAATCAAACCGGATAGCAAAGCATTTCAttta ttacaaaaattattacttatggaTCCTAACAAAAGAATTACTTCAGAACAGGCTAAACAAGattcatattttcaagaaGATCCTACACCTACTtcaga TGTCTTTGCTGGGTGTCCAATACCATATCCCAAAAGAGAGTTTTTGACTGATGATGATCAAGATGATAAAGACAAAAGGCAACAAGCTacaaat ATTTTTGCATATGATCATGGACGTTACTTAATCGATAGTTCTAACACTCGCATTTATAATAAGAACAATAGTATCACATCTAGATTTGACAGTATCAGTATTACCCAGGATCACCGTAATAGCTTAACCAACAATGCTTATGTTAATAGTTTGCATGATTGGCATGGCTTAAATCACACTACGCTAGAG gGTGCACATTCTGATCAGTCGGGCAGTCATCATAGTCATCAGCAACAACATGCAGCTAATCAAAAACGTATGCGCATGAATGGGCTTGGTCAACATCCGAGTGTCAACCCAGGAACAGTAATGCCACCTAATGTtcaacaacaacagcagcagcagcaacaacagcagcagcagcagcagcagcagcaagtgcagcaacagcagcagcagcaacaacaacaacagcaacaacaagtgcagcagcagcagcagcaacaacaacaacaacaacaacaacaacaacaacaacaagtgcagcaacaacaacaagtACAACAGCAACAAGTACAGCAACAACAATCCCAACACCcgcagcagcaacaacaacaacccCAACATCCAcaacagcagcaacaacaaccACAACACCCGCAACAACAACCACAACAcccacaacaacaacaacaacaacaaccacAACAACAGCACCAACAAGACTTCCATCATGTGCCTCAACACCAGCAAATGATGTATTCTCAGGTCAATCCCAATGGGCCTGGTCCTAATTATTCACAAaggttttga
- the LOC113552155 gene encoding D-aminoacyl-tRNA deacylase gives MKVVVQRVLRAKVSVDGREVNSITKGLCLLVGLQKTDQKNDIDDMVQKILKLRLFNQDEKKWHCNVMDMSYEILSISQFTLCYKLKGNKLDFHMAMPGGLALQNYQYFLETLRKHYNPSKIKDGAFGEMMEVEIVNDGPVTVQLEFPNPEKFLDGKSEKLGDMDKV, from the exons ttgatgGACGTGAAGTTAATTCAATAACTAAAGGCTTATGTTTGTTGGTCGGTTTGCAAAAAACTgatcaaaaaaatgatattgatGATAT ggtGCAGAAGATATTAAAGCTACGTCTTTTTAAtcaagatgaaaaaaaatggcaTTGTAATGTAATGGACATGAGTTATGAAATATTGTCAATTAGTCAATTTACTCTATGCTATAAGCTTAAAGGAAACAAATTAGATTTTCATATGGCAATGCCTGGAGGCCTTGCGttacaaaattatcaatattttttagagaCTTTGCGTAAACATTACAATCCAAGTAAAATTAAAG atggAGCATTCGGGGAAATGATGGAAGTTGAAATAGTGAATGATGGACCAGTGACTGTTCAATTGGAATTTCCCAATCCTGAAAAATTTCTTGATGGAAAATCTGAAAAATTAGGAGATATGGATAAAGTAtag
- the LOC113552154 gene encoding cyclin-dependent kinase 8 isoform X1, with protein MDYEFKIKTGNERAKVEELFDYEGCKVGRGTYGHVYKARRKDGDNSKDFALKQIEGTGLSMSACREIALLRELKHPNVINLIRVFLSHNDRKVWLLFDYAEHDLWHIIKFHRAAKANKKPVMVPKGMVKSLLFQILDGIHYLHSNWVLHRDLKPANILVMGEGPERGRVKIADMGFARLFNAPLKPLADLDPVVVTFWYRAPELLLGARHYTKAIDIWAIGCIFAELLTSEPIFHCRQEDIKTSNPYHHDQLDRIFNVMGFPQEKDWEDIKKMPEHQTLMKDFKRSNYSNCSLVKYMDRHKIKPDSKAFHLLQKLLLMDPNKRITSEQAKQDSYFQEDPTPTSDVFAGCPIPYPKREFLTDDDQDDKDKRQQATNIFAYDHGRYLIDSSNTRIYNKNNSITSRFDSISITQDHRNSLTNNAYVNSLHDWHGLNHTTLEGAHSDQSGSHHSHQQQHAANQKRMRMNGLGQHPSVNPGTVMPPNVQQQQQQQQQQQQQQQQQQVQQQQQQQQQQQQQQVQQQQQQQQQQQQQQQQQQVQQQQQVQQQQVQQQQSQHPQQQQQQPQHPQQQQQQPQHPQQQPQHPQQQQQQQPQQQHQQDFHHVPQHQQMMYSQVNPNGPGPNYSQRF; from the exons ATGGATTACGAGTTCAAAATTAAGACGGGCAATGAAAGAGCTAAAGTGGAAGAGCTGTTTGACTATGAAGGGTGTAAAGTTGGAAGAGGTACATATGGTCATGTATATAAGGCCAGAAGAAAAGATGG GGACAACAGTAAAGACTTTGCTTTGAAACAAATTGAAGGCACTGGATTATCAATGTCAGCATGTCGTGAAATTgct TTGTTACGTGAATTAAAGCATCCAAATGTGATAAATCTAATAAGAGTATTTTTGTCACATAATGATAGAAAGGTTTGGCTGCTCTTTGATTATGCAGAACACGATCTTTGG catattattaagtttcatAGAGCAGCAAAAGCAAATAAAAAACCGGTAATGGTTCCCAAAGGAATGGTTAAATCTTTACTGTTTCAAATCCTTGACGGAATACactatttacattctaattgggTTTTACATAGAGatttg aaaccagctaatattttagtaatgggTGAAGGCCCCGAAAGAGGACGTGTAAAAATAGCTGACATGGGGTTTGCTCGACTTTTTAATGCTCCATTAAAACCACTTGCTGATCTTGATCCAGTTGTAGTTACTTTTTGGTATCGAGCTCCTGAACTTCTATTAGGCGCAAGACATTACACTAAAGCTATtg atATTTGGGCAATTGGCTGTATATTTGCTGAATTATTAACATCTGAGCCCATTTTTCATTGTCGCCAAGAAGATATTAAAACAAGTAATCCTTACCACCATGATCAATTAGATAG aatatttaatgtaatgggCTTTCCTCAAGAGAAAGATTGGGAAGACATAAAAAAGATGCCCGAACATCAAACTTTAATGAAAGATTTCAAACGATCAAA ctaTTCAAATTGTTCTTTGGTGAAATATATGGACCGGCATAAAATCAAACCGGATAGCAAAGCATTTCAttta ttacaaaaattattacttatggaTCCTAACAAAAGAATTACTTCAGAACAGGCTAAACAAGattcatattttcaagaaGATCCTACACCTACTtcaga TGTCTTTGCTGGGTGTCCAATACCATATCCCAAAAGAGAGTTTTTGACTGATGATGATCAAGATGATAAAGACAAAAGGCAACAAGCTacaaat ATTTTTGCATATGATCATGGACGTTACTTAATCGATAGTTCTAACACTCGCATTTATAATAAGAACAATAGTATCACATCTAGATTTGACAGTATCAGTATTACCCAGGATCACCGTAATAGCTTAACCAACAATGCTTATGTTAATAGTTTGCATGATTGGCATGGCTTAAATCACACTACGCTAGAG gGTGCACATTCTGATCAGTCGGGCAGTCATCATAGTCATCAGCAACAACATGCAGCTAATCAAAAACGTATGCGCATGAATGGGCTTGGTCAACATCCGAGTGTCAACCCAGGAACAGTAATGCCACCTAATGTtcaacaacaacagcagcagcagcaacaacagcagcagcagcagcagcagcagcaagtgcagcaacagcagcagcagcaacaacaacaacagcaacaacaagtgcagcagcagcagcagcaacaacaacaacaacaacaacaacaacaacaacaacaagtgcagcaacaacaacaagtACAACAGCAACAAGTACAGCAACAACAATCCCAACACCcgcagcagcaacaacaacaacccCAACATCCAcaacagcagcaacaacaaccACAACACCCGCAACAACAACCACAACAcccacaacaacaacaacaacaacaaccacAACAACAGCACCAACAAGACTTCCATCATGTGCCTCAACACCAGCAAATGATGTATTCTCAGGTCAATCCCAATGGGCCTGGTCCTAATTATTCACAAaggttttga